Proteins from one Coregonus clupeaformis isolate EN_2021a chromosome 25, ASM2061545v1, whole genome shotgun sequence genomic window:
- the LOC123481881 gene encoding cell division cycle-associated protein 4-like: MFPKGTKRKFSDSGDEPAVGGEDMNQPSLVAVRMLSSYSLQRQALLDMSLIKLQLCHMLVEPNLCRSVLIANTVRQIQEEMTQDGTWQIMTQALSAANAAAQCSADRLVATEVLCRQTEAAQGEQVPKPFPAVGSEGCPAEEEEVVVEEEEEGEGGVTMSTVSSQAPTTYLPGTFGMDPCWEEETEEDEDSEECGSGSEEGDSDRLVEDSRTAEQVFGTFEIKNPAPSPDPALEELFSDVDASYYDLDTVLTGIQSVPKMGPYDLLESLSSHGPSPLSSSTSCRSDLNELDHIMEIIVGS, translated from the coding sequence ATGTTCCCGAAGGGCACGAAGCGCAAGTTTTCTGACTCCGGGGATGAACCTGCGGTGGGCGGTGAGGATATGAACCAGCCGAGTTTGGTGGCCGTGAGGATGCTGTCATCCTACAGCCTGCAGCGGCAGGCCCTGCTGGACATGTCCCTGATCAAGCTGCAGCTGTGCCACATGCTGGTGGAGCCCAACCTGTGCCGTTCGGTGCTGATTGCCAACACGGTGAGGCAGATCCAGGAGGAGATGACCCAGGACGGCACCTGGCAGATCATGACCCAGGCCCTGAGTGCTGCCAACGCTGCTGCCCAGTGCTCTGCAGACCGCCTGGTGGCCACCGAGGTGCTGTGTCGGCAGACCGAGGCAGCCCAGGGCGAGCAGGTCCCCAAGCCCTTCCCAGCAGTGGGGTCAGAGGGTTGccctgcagaggaggaggaggtggtggtggaggaggaggaggagggtgagggggggGTGACCATGTCCACGGTTTCCTCTCAAGCCCCAACCACCTACCTGCCAGGCACCTTCGGCATGGACCCCTGCTGGGAAGAGGAGACGGAAGAAGATGAGGACAGTGAGGAGTGTGGGTCTGGATCGGAGGAGGGAGACAGTGACAGGCTTGTGGAGGACTCCAGGACAGCAGAGCAGGTCTTTGGCACGTTCGAGATCAAAAACCCTGCCCCCAGCCCCGACCCTGCCCTGGAGGAACTGTTTTCAGACGTGGATGCGTCCTACTACGACCTTGACACGGTGCTGACAGGCATACAGAGCGTTCCTAAGATGGGGCCCTACGACCTCCTGGAGAGCCTGTCCTCCCATGGGCCCTCTCCCCTCAGTTCCAGCACCAGCTGCCGATCAGACCTCAATGAACTGGACCACATCATGGAGATCATAGTGGGCTCCTGA
- the si:dkey-229e3.2 gene encoding uncharacterized protein si:dkey-229e3.2 — translation MEEPFFFACGDFVDWSVQTAWEQNDAEVDSAFGDWSSACNGNKSDAVERSSSLSSPMDMDISKLSTKLENGNVKKSCVVFQECFQVLGESEEANCTVRSLSQLLENTQPFQPTATICDCGSLWSHLLAEPNRLRLSEPKPSLHRHSHSRMVSALRITPSHCISEQCESLFLEDNEETTEETSCPPAAALIKTKLLAPSSCHGDTPAFLYQISQQWLTQCSIRLQPQHHKKPPALNYGEG, via the exons ATGGAGGAACCATTCTTTTTTGCTTGCGGGGATTTCGTCGACTGGTCTGTCCAAACTGCTTGGGAACAGAATGACGCCGAGGTGGACAGTGCATTTGGAGACTGGAGTTCCGCCTGTAATGGCAACAAGTCGGATGCAGTTGAAAGATCTTCATCTCTGTCTTCACCCATGGACATGGACATCTCTAAACTCTCAACAAAG CTGGAGAATGGCAATGTGAAGAAATCATGTGTAGTTTTCCAGGAGTGCTTCCAGGTCTTGGGTGAATCTGAAGAGGCCAACTGTACTGTACGATCTCTGTCCCAGCTGCTAGAAAACACACAGCCTTTTCAACCAACAGCTACAATATG TGACTGTGGCAGCTTGTGGAGCCATCTGTTGGCTGAGCCCAATAGGCTGAGGCTGTCAGAGCCAAAGCCCAGCTTACACCGCCACAGCCACAGCAGAATGGTTTCTGCCCTCAGAATCACACCCTCACACTGCATCTCTGAACAG TGTGAGTCACTCTTTTTGGAAGACAATGAAGAAACTACAGAGGAGACCTCTTGCCCCCCTGCTGCTGCTCTCATCAAAACCAAG CTGCTGGCCCCCTCCTCCTGCCATGGTGACACCCCAGCGTTCCTCTACCAGATCTCCCAGCAGTGGCTGACTCAATGCAGCATCCGGCTGCAGCCTCAGCACCACAAGAAGCCTCCTGCACTGAACTATGGAGAAGGATAA